A window of Campylobacter magnus genomic DNA:
ATGATTTTTATTTGCGAGCCTTGATTTTTGGCTAAAAAGTCCTTAAGCGGTGCTAGTCTAGTGGGCAAATCGCCCTTGGCTCCGGGCGCATCAAAGATAAGATATTCAAGCTCGTCCCAGTCCTCATCGCAGCGTGCGGTGATACTAGCGGTTTTTTCAAAAGCACCTAGCCCAGCGTAGAGTTCGCCATCAATGCTAAAAGGCGGCAGCTGTGAAATGAAGCTTTTTGGGGCACAAAACTCTTTGCCTTGGCGTGATTTTAGCTTTTTTCCATCCCAGATGGCTCGCACGCCATCATACTTTTGGCTCATCACCCAGCCAGAAAGCTCTCTGCCATCGTAGTTTTTAAGCAGCATTGCAGCATTTGCAAATATTACATTAAGTATTATTAAAAATAAAAATTTCATAATTTTAAAATCTAAAATTCCTAAACTAGAATTCCTACTTAGACTTACTAGGAATTCTAGATTTTCTTA
This region includes:
- a CDS encoding DNA ligase gives rise to the protein MKFLFLIILNVIFANAAMLLKNYDGRELSGWVMSQKYDGVRAIWDGKKLKSRQGKEFCAPKSFISQLPPFSIDGELYAGLGAFEKTASITARCDEDWDELEYLIFDAPGAKGDLPTRLAPLKDFLAKNQGSQIKIIEQIKIKSTKEAFDYLDKITADGGEGVVVRDPNAPYKDGRQSSIMKLKKFYDAECEVLSIKPRKDENSVVGSVECKDSKNTFKIGSGFGSLKICKASAPQENCLKTGDIITYKYQNLTKNKKPRFGVFLRKRTDLR